A stretch of the Chlamydia pecorum E58 genome encodes the following:
- a CDS encoding phospholipase D-like domain-containing protein: MSHPYVPPPPQSEGVSAGRGDASCPVEGAGYSSLGARPKVRKQRPEESVVPQSLVHKALNIPGSPHCLEEGVQFFSKDCGDNIEEIILSAIRSASSEINVKIYHLSSESIMRALRERADEGLNVSVHYQLLRDNAEVFSDASHMKLQLNTKSHRSFQHKKEIIIDDSVAIIGTMNFSNVSIHSDANCLIKIHSPKLCYFMKRNFSGKCYVRRQEIIYYSLYRNGPDVSKEIVHAIDRAKKEILVAVFIISHTSILEALDRAHRRGVKVTIIVDCVQRLTTFLELQKLNSQIELLECLECGCLHCKMCVIDENLIVGSANWTKRGFTGNTENILMIKGMTPSQKESVNRFWEYLLSHSHKVTMENVYIKRNRVHLQDDLEED, from the coding sequence ATGTCCCATCCCTACGTCCCCCCCCCCCCCCAGTCAGAAGGGGTATCGGCTGGAAGAGGAGATGCAAGTTGTCCCGTAGAGGGTGCGGGTTATTCTTCTTTAGGAGCGCGTCCTAAAGTAAGAAAACAGAGACCTGAAGAGAGTGTGGTTCCTCAATCTCTTGTTCATAAAGCATTAAATATTCCAGGGTCTCCTCATTGTCTTGAGGAAGGTGTACAATTTTTCTCTAAAGACTGTGGGGATAACATAGAGGAGATTATTTTAAGCGCTATTAGATCTGCCTCCAGTGAGATAAACGTAAAAATTTACCATCTATCTTCAGAAAGTATTATGCGAGCCTTAAGAGAAAGAGCAGATGAAGGTCTTAATGTCAGTGTACACTATCAGCTTTTAAGAGATAATGCGGAAGTATTTTCTGATGCTTCTCATATGAAGTTACAGCTGAATACAAAATCTCATAGATCCTTCCAGCATAAAAAAGAGATCATCATAGATGATAGTGTAGCTATCATAGGGACGATGAACTTCTCGAATGTATCAATTCATAGTGACGCTAACTGTTTAATAAAAATCCATAGTCCTAAATTGTGCTATTTTATGAAACGCAATTTTTCTGGAAAATGTTACGTTCGAAGACAAGAGATTATCTATTACTCCTTGTATCGAAATGGTCCTGATGTTTCTAAAGAGATCGTACACGCAATAGATAGGGCTAAGAAAGAGATCCTTGTGGCAGTGTTTATTATTTCTCATACTTCTATTTTGGAGGCTTTAGATAGAGCCCATAGGCGAGGAGTAAAAGTTACGATAATAGTAGACTGTGTTCAACGACTTACGACATTTTTAGAATTACAAAAATTAAATTCTCAAATAGAGCTTTTAGAATGTTTGGAGTGTGGATGTCTTCACTGTAAAATGTGTGTAATAGATGAGAATTTGATAGTAGGATCTGCAAACTGGACAAAACGTGGATTTACGGGGAATACTGAGAATATTCTGATGATCAAAGGAATGACGCCATCTCAAAAAGAAAGTGTGAATAGATTTTGGGAGTATCTACTCTCTCATAGCCATAAGGTTACTATGGAGAATGTATATATAAAGCGTAATCGCGTGCATCTGCAAGATGATCTAGAAGAAGATTAG
- a CDS encoding phospholipase D-like domain-containing protein gives MGMICSAIEEARKKILLKIYHINSEKIIETLVRKSMQIPICVHYQESPELESQAKGSKIALDKRCGDALLHKKTLLVDSNLVISGSANYTDLSLYRDVNVTLRIFSSSLYKIVSSGHHGTANINNQQRVDYYPICRTRRRLENVSIITEQIDRARNSILLSIHTLTQSEILFSLEGALIRGVSIKIIVDTKEKQLMRETLKHRKLSSYIFERTCEGTLHTKACCIDSRVLISGSANWTGGGLNKNLEDIFIFRPLTETQLRCFMELWKFLEEHSRPLFPDSDQPSTSST, from the coding sequence ATGGGAATGATTTGTAGCGCTATTGAAGAAGCAAGAAAAAAGATTTTATTAAAAATTTATCATATTAATTCAGAGAAAATAATTGAAACTCTTGTTAGGAAATCCATGCAGATTCCTATTTGTGTTCACTATCAAGAGTCTCCTGAATTAGAGAGCCAGGCTAAAGGTTCTAAGATCGCGTTAGATAAGAGATGTGGTGATGCGTTATTACATAAAAAAACACTTCTCGTTGATAGTAACTTGGTTATTTCAGGAAGCGCAAATTATACTGATTTATCTTTATATCGAGATGTAAACGTAACTCTAAGAATTTTTAGCTCTTCATTATATAAGATAGTTTCTTCAGGTCATCATGGAACAGCAAATATTAATAACCAGCAGAGAGTAGATTATTACCCCATCTGCAGAACGAGGAGACGTTTAGAGAATGTTAGTATAATTACTGAGCAGATAGATAGAGCTAGAAACAGTATTCTTCTTTCTATTCACACCTTAACCCAATCAGAAATTTTATTTAGTTTAGAAGGAGCTTTAATTAGAGGCGTTTCTATAAAAATTATTGTCGATACTAAAGAAAAACAACTAATGAGAGAAACCTTAAAGCATAGGAAACTTTCTTCTTATATTTTTGAACGAACATGTGAGGGTACACTTCATACAAAAGCTTGTTGTATAGATTCTAGGGTTCTTATATCCGGTTCTGCGAATTGGACTGGTGGAGGATTAAATAAAAACTTAGAAGATATATTTATTTTTCGTCCTTTGACTGAAACACAGTTACGATGTTTCATGGAACTATGGAAATTTCTTGAAGAGCATAGCCGACCTCTCTTCCCAGATTCTGATCAACCATCAACTTCTTCTACTTAA
- a CDS encoding MAC/perforin domain-containing protein, giving the protein MKKLSVFDSFNESLSLSHEEFLAIPFEAEDALEAFIKGLSAHDFPQEVPTSGLCSSQENENANTFVLLCSRMDAYGAYYTIKNVALQRPVAICVVANSLLKQPFDADIVSEIQEGFMRSYLQGQIYRLSEEDREPCLQSEPMELIKNVSFLGQAVDIVKLDPANIVNSLSPCGVVDYSFTEATAIASPDGRFGIPPGTKIFPKHTADVAINTSIFDEKTSFSSNFSATVTVHLPPPMMGMMGMAPGSNSKEIRVERKHLFPSYSANLPDIVKKAKRFAKILINKMTYTNIWRNQAKSQILTEGDVRLDLQGFDADKFNYQIQVGAHTIAAVLIDRAISEIKIPSEQTYALRRIKSGFQQSLDDSHIYHVGFKHAYALGMCMEEDMDEDPMSTVIGEAASNASAFSGSMTFDFVRKNTCACKNTVTHSTATHTLYTLKQDIGYDPKNLKLDSEFCFWIEKKLDIHKPASLQSFIKEVGTHYTTSVTYGGVGFQFLKISVEDIEKLQEKNISIEVAAAEVLLKSKTSTSTEQGYTFYSESLSAQTVFLGGTVLPEISKDQLDFKPWSESIPQEPVPLEISVSPITELITPEYFPSMNPQVLAKTKSALGKAILEYLKENTPNIDKPKDKIFTTGYHWSASQFILCSEKAPLVVSDPYKSTWSTLPYLFPTVKEASGAQPLVFYFFLGNLRTHQNVLHNSAYSLCCLSSRFGNYGKEFIQYDALSFYGSWEEGYLDMPEYTDRSAWVIEKLDLTKDLFIRDGDAVRFKHVSSGRYLSAIAMKDCHQTITRTTVAGDAVFIIKRPSVCL; this is encoded by the coding sequence ATGAAAAAACTATCCGTCTTTGATTCTTTTAACGAGAGCCTTTCTTTAAGTCATGAGGAGTTTTTGGCGATTCCTTTTGAAGCTGAAGATGCCTTAGAAGCTTTTATTAAGGGATTATCAGCACATGATTTTCCCCAAGAAGTTCCGACATCTGGATTATGTTCTTCGCAAGAAAATGAGAATGCGAATACGTTTGTTCTTCTATGTTCACGTATGGATGCGTATGGAGCTTACTATACTATCAAAAATGTGGCTTTGCAGAGGCCTGTTGCTATATGTGTAGTTGCTAATTCTTTGTTAAAACAGCCGTTTGATGCTGATATAGTGTCAGAGATCCAAGAAGGATTCATGAGGAGTTATTTGCAAGGGCAAATCTATCGCTTATCTGAAGAGGATAGAGAGCCGTGTTTGCAATCTGAGCCCATGGAGTTAATCAAGAATGTCTCGTTTTTAGGACAGGCTGTAGATATTGTGAAATTAGATCCTGCAAATATCGTAAATAGCTTGAGCCCTTGTGGAGTGGTTGATTATTCCTTTACAGAAGCGACAGCTATTGCTAGCCCAGATGGAAGATTTGGGATCCCTCCAGGGACAAAGATCTTTCCTAAACATACTGCAGACGTAGCGATAAATACTTCAATTTTTGATGAGAAGACTTCCTTTTCGAGCAATTTTTCTGCGACGGTAACAGTACACCTCCCCCCACCTATGATGGGTATGATGGGAATGGCTCCAGGGTCAAACTCTAAAGAGATTCGAGTAGAGCGTAAGCATCTCTTCCCTAGCTACTCTGCCAATCTTCCAGATATTGTCAAGAAAGCAAAGAGGTTTGCGAAGATCTTGATTAACAAGATGACTTATACAAATATTTGGAGGAATCAGGCAAAGAGTCAGATTTTAACTGAGGGAGATGTACGGTTAGACCTTCAGGGATTTGATGCAGATAAGTTTAATTATCAGATTCAGGTAGGGGCACATACGATCGCTGCAGTTTTGATAGATCGTGCGATTTCTGAGATAAAAATTCCTTCAGAGCAAACGTATGCGCTTCGTAGGATAAAGTCTGGGTTTCAACAGAGCCTTGATGATTCCCATATCTACCATGTAGGTTTTAAGCATGCATATGCTTTAGGAATGTGCATGGAAGAGGATATGGATGAGGACCCTATGAGTACGGTTATTGGCGAGGCTGCGTCTAATGCTTCGGCATTTTCTGGAAGTATGACGTTTGACTTTGTCAGGAAAAATACCTGTGCCTGTAAAAACACTGTAACACATTCTACAGCAACGCATACTCTCTATACTTTGAAACAGGATATCGGTTATGATCCTAAGAACCTAAAGTTAGATAGTGAGTTTTGCTTTTGGATAGAAAAGAAGCTTGATATCCATAAGCCTGCTTCTTTACAGAGCTTTATTAAGGAAGTCGGGACACATTACACCACCTCAGTAACGTATGGAGGAGTGGGTTTTCAGTTCTTAAAGATCTCTGTTGAAGATATTGAAAAACTTCAAGAAAAAAATATTTCTATAGAGGTAGCTGCTGCTGAGGTCTTATTGAAAAGTAAAACCTCAACAAGTACAGAGCAAGGATACACTTTCTACTCTGAGTCCTTATCTGCACAAACTGTATTTTTAGGAGGCACAGTTCTCCCTGAAATTAGCAAAGATCAGCTAGACTTTAAACCGTGGTCTGAAAGCATTCCTCAAGAGCCTGTACCTTTAGAGATTAGCGTCTCTCCAATCACGGAGTTAATTACCCCTGAGTATTTCCCTTCTATGAATCCTCAGGTGCTTGCAAAAACAAAAAGCGCCTTAGGGAAAGCAATTTTAGAGTATCTTAAAGAAAACACCCCGAACATTGACAAACCTAAGGATAAAATCTTTACGACAGGTTATCATTGGTCGGCATCACAATTTATTCTTTGTTCTGAGAAGGCTCCTCTAGTTGTGAGTGACCCTTATAAGAGTACGTGGTCTACTCTTCCCTATTTATTCCCTACTGTAAAGGAAGCTTCTGGAGCGCAACCTCTAGTCTTTTATTTCTTCCTTGGGAATCTTCGAACCCATCAAAATGTCTTACATAATAGTGCCTATTCTCTGTGTTGTCTTTCTTCACGCTTTGGCAACTATGGTAAAGAGTTTATCCAGTACGATGCTTTAAGTTTTTATGGGAGTTGGGAAGAGGGGTACTTAGATATGCCGGAGTATACAGATCGTTCTGCTTGGGTTATTGAAAAACTAGACCTTACTAAGGATCTTTTTATCCGTGATGGAGATGCTGTGCGCTTTAAGCATGTCTCGAGTGGCAGATACTTATCTGCAATTGCTATGAAAGATTGCCATCAAACAATAACAAGAACAACTGTTGCTGGCGATGCAGTGTTTATTATTAAAAGACCTAGTGTGTGCTTATAA
- a CDS encoding DUF648 domain-containing protein encodes MKSYGFSEYYPKTRLERVSEALDSFLSLGEEKVVFLGRSPEGVRVCLSYYPKTSICVRILKILAFIFIPVLILAYIVRYLLHVCLGRFLKNAFFLDPYLPYQDKQLLLSKSYVVQEAITAAHPLFFRVPLECRRVSYSAEPKLAFDIDGNMLKLLYPKLHQEALEVAPLNFLFVPEEYRKISLSVSQAGELKLSYTLDLEKIAEEILFVFNLDHITSLDEIKENKEYPPTIIEALEAVLKLRQTSWKTSVTTFDKNYCQKLKELLMLYLNSLLIENVSEQPQTQALESTMQYYTYNYSCKDSKDLWKPTIWQVILGSNQKVVLSRLAQAGVIGSYIENKRGITAFWS; translated from the coding sequence ATGAAATCTTATGGTTTTTCTGAGTATTATCCTAAAACCCGCTTAGAGAGAGTTTCCGAAGCACTCGATTCTTTTCTTTCTCTTGGAGAAGAGAAGGTGGTATTTTTGGGGAGATCCCCTGAGGGAGTACGTGTGTGTTTGTCGTACTACCCTAAAACTTCCATATGCGTTAGAATCTTAAAAATTCTTGCTTTTATCTTTATCCCAGTGTTGATTCTTGCCTATATTGTGCGCTACCTTTTGCATGTATGTTTAGGCAGGTTTCTTAAAAATGCTTTTTTTTTAGATCCCTACCTTCCTTATCAAGATAAACAGCTTCTCCTCTCAAAATCTTATGTAGTTCAGGAAGCTATTACTGCAGCACATCCATTATTCTTTAGAGTTCCTTTGGAATGCCGCAGGGTGTCTTACTCTGCAGAACCCAAGCTAGCTTTTGATATTGATGGGAATATGTTGAAGCTTCTTTATCCTAAGCTTCATCAAGAAGCTCTAGAAGTGGCCCCTCTGAACTTTCTCTTTGTTCCAGAAGAATATCGTAAAATTAGCTTGTCGGTTTCACAAGCAGGAGAGCTAAAATTGTCTTATACTCTTGATCTTGAGAAGATCGCAGAAGAAATCCTCTTTGTGTTCAATCTAGACCATATTACCTCTTTGGATGAGATTAAAGAGAATAAGGAGTACCCTCCTACTATTATTGAAGCGCTTGAAGCAGTTTTAAAGTTAAGACAAACTAGTTGGAAAACATCTGTAACAACCTTTGATAAAAATTATTGTCAGAAGCTGAAAGAACTTCTAATGTTGTATCTAAATTCCCTGCTTATTGAAAATGTTAGTGAGCAACCCCAAACCCAAGCATTAGAATCTACTATGCAGTATTATACTTATAATTATAGTTGCAAGGATAGCAAGGATCTTTGGAAACCAACAATATGGCAAGTGATCTTGGGTAGCAATCAAAAGGTAGTTTTGTCCAGATTAGCACAGGCTGGAGTCATAGGCTCTTATATAGAAAATAAAAGGGGGATTACTGCATTTTGGTCTTAA
- a CDS encoding queuosine precursor transporter has protein sequence MDVNEIIFCIQISLCVFFGMFFASRGRSWLLGWLSLLSIVMNIFVLKQVRLWGLEVTSADVYMVGMLTSLNYARELYDRESINEIMLGSWVITMAFLLMTQLHLALIPSKYDISQEHFLALFSPTLRLIVASLVTMMTVQVLDGRLFSWLQKICKYRYFGIRNAMTIAITQILDTVMFSYLGLYGIVAHLNEVIFLALLIKLSVVAISLPITVFGGYRKRALLNNHFAKFP, from the coding sequence ATGGATGTTAACGAGATTATTTTCTGTATACAAATTAGCTTATGTGTCTTCTTTGGGATGTTCTTCGCCTCTAGAGGAAGAAGTTGGCTCTTGGGATGGCTTTCATTGCTTTCCATTGTGATGAACATTTTCGTACTAAAACAAGTGCGCCTCTGGGGACTTGAAGTGACTAGCGCAGATGTTTATATGGTGGGGATGTTGACGAGCTTGAACTATGCTCGAGAGCTTTATGATCGGGAAAGCATTAACGAGATCATGTTGGGATCCTGGGTTATTACCATGGCGTTTTTGCTTATGACACAGCTACACCTAGCTTTAATCCCCTCTAAATATGATATTAGCCAAGAGCACTTTCTTGCGCTTTTTTCTCCTACTTTACGTTTAATCGTGGCCTCCCTAGTCACCATGATGACAGTGCAGGTATTAGACGGAAGGCTTTTTAGTTGGTTACAAAAAATATGTAAATATCGGTACTTTGGGATTCGCAACGCTATGACAATAGCAATTACTCAGATTCTCGATACTGTAATGTTTTCCTATCTTGGCTTGTATGGGATTGTAGCGCATCTTAACGAGGTAATTTTTCTCGCATTGCTAATAAAACTAAGCGTTGTCGCTATTTCTCTACCCATTACAGTTTTCGGAGGCTATAGAAAGAGGGCGCTATTAAATAATCACTTCGCTAAGTTCCCCTAA
- a CDS encoding adenosine deaminase translates to MYTVRLSKLLLEIKEALFQIQGLPCTETLIRNLPKADIHVHLPGTISPQTAWHLGERHGFLSWKHSCWEDSRLLSPHNPHKKYSEIFVNFEELRYDSHPDLRLLRYHIVPQDFSSFDRIMATVQGHRFPPGGIQTKEDISLILQAYLHHCLEDNIFYTEVQQNIRLAHTIYPHLPPHKARESFYQLLAHFQQLFSQYGIILHFLNCFNKTQVSGLSTTSQERAIEAALWLKETQESFPGLFVGLQSAGLESCPGASPSLLSQGYYLAYEHGFGCEAHAGEGIGFQYLHDTLHELPVQRIAHGFQAIENLSTIQAIKESQITLVMSPVINLILGARIYHYHNKQKVGKTFIHNLDAHPIFHLFRDYGLNVALSSDNPHMGGVSLCTAMLLLAGIQPVNINPLSIQAAQASPLQLHELITLMIHAITSAFASEDIKLQFLTRLKEFISELIVSSKFSLR, encoded by the coding sequence GTGTATACTGTAAGGCTTTCTAAGTTGCTTCTTGAAATTAAGGAAGCTCTTTTTCAAATTCAAGGGCTTCCTTGTACAGAAACTCTTATCCGAAATCTTCCTAAAGCAGATATCCATGTACATCTTCCTGGGACAATCTCCCCACAAACCGCCTGGCATCTTGGAGAGCGCCATGGCTTCCTATCCTGGAAACATTCTTGTTGGGAAGACTCTCGCCTCCTCTCCCCACATAACCCCCACAAAAAATACTCCGAAATCTTTGTCAACTTCGAAGAACTCCGCTACGACAGCCATCCAGACCTAAGACTTTTGCGCTACCACATAGTCCCCCAAGACTTTAGTAGTTTCGATCGTATCATGGCTACAGTCCAAGGGCATAGATTCCCACCTGGAGGGATTCAAACTAAAGAAGACATTTCTCTGATCTTGCAAGCATATCTACACCACTGTCTTGAAGACAATATCTTCTATACTGAAGTCCAACAAAATATCCGTCTTGCCCATACTATCTATCCTCATCTCCCTCCTCACAAGGCCCGTGAAAGCTTCTATCAACTCCTAGCACACTTCCAACAGCTCTTTTCACAATACGGTATCATTTTACATTTCCTTAATTGCTTCAATAAAACCCAAGTTTCTGGACTTTCGACAACCTCTCAGGAACGTGCTATAGAAGCTGCTCTATGGCTTAAAGAAACCCAAGAGTCTTTCCCTGGTCTTTTTGTAGGTTTACAATCTGCAGGGCTAGAGTCTTGTCCCGGAGCCTCTCCATCTCTTCTTTCTCAGGGGTACTACCTCGCTTACGAACATGGCTTTGGCTGTGAGGCTCATGCAGGGGAGGGGATTGGCTTTCAGTATCTTCACGACACTCTCCATGAGCTTCCCGTGCAACGCATTGCGCATGGATTTCAAGCAATAGAAAACCTCAGCACTATCCAAGCCATTAAAGAATCTCAAATTACCTTGGTAATGTCTCCGGTAATTAACCTTATCTTAGGAGCAAGGATTTACCACTATCACAACAAGCAAAAAGTTGGAAAGACTTTCATCCATAACCTCGATGCGCATCCTATTTTCCATCTCTTTCGTGACTATGGGCTAAACGTTGCTCTAAGCTCTGATAATCCCCATATGGGAGGAGTCTCCCTATGTACTGCAATGCTGTTGCTTGCAGGCATACAGCCTGTAAATATAAACCCTTTATCAATACAAGCTGCACAAGCATCTCCTCTACAACTTCACGAGCTCATTACCCTTATGATACACGCTATAACTTCAGCTTTTGCCTCTGAGGACATCAAGCTTCAGTTTTTAACCAGACTTAAAGAGTTTATCTCTGAGCTCATAGTTTCCTCTAAATTTTCCTTAAGATAA
- the guaA gene encoding glutamine-hydrolyzing GMP synthase, whose amino-acid sequence MSTIVILDFGSQYTQLLAKRIRQLSTYCEVLPWDVSWETLRSLSPLGIIFSGGPHSVFHENSPKVPWEIYESSIPILGICYGMQLISKDFGSEVYQGNREFGYTPITLMASELFKDIVLEEKDFVTEIRMSHSDYVAKIPENFKLIASTPTCPIAAIEHMQKKIFCVQFHPEVSDTTPVGEKILKTFVQRICQAPSTWNPQAIQESLIRDIQEKVEENERVLLGLSGGVDSTITAALLHKALGERVICVLVDTGFLRENEVEEIASQCAFLKENLLIENASELFYSKLKGIHDPEEKRKLLGQTFIEVFESIAKNLDIHWLAQGTIYSDVIESAHSGNSSQVIKSHHNVGGLPEHLHLKLLEPLRYLFKDEVRTLGRSLSLSSQLIDRHPFPGPGLAIRVLGEVLPEYLPILRKADKIFLEELDAQGLLTSINQAFAVFLPVKSVAVKGDCRSYGYTIALRAIESTDFMTCRWAHLPYEFLHRCSSRIINEIPEVSRVVYDISDKPPATIEWE is encoded by the coding sequence ATGAGCACTATAGTCATTCTTGACTTTGGATCTCAGTATACGCAACTTCTTGCGAAACGCATTCGTCAGCTTTCCACGTACTGTGAAGTTCTCCCTTGGGATGTTTCTTGGGAAACTCTACGCTCTCTTTCTCCCTTAGGAATTATTTTTTCTGGGGGGCCTCATTCGGTGTTTCACGAAAACTCTCCTAAGGTACCCTGGGAAATTTATGAGAGCTCCATTCCTATTTTGGGAATTTGCTATGGGATGCAGCTTATCTCCAAAGACTTTGGCAGCGAAGTGTATCAAGGGAATCGAGAATTTGGCTATACACCAATTACTCTTATGGCTAGCGAGCTTTTCAAAGATATTGTCTTGGAAGAGAAAGATTTTGTTACTGAAATCCGCATGAGCCATAGCGATTACGTAGCAAAGATTCCAGAAAACTTTAAGCTTATTGCCAGCACACCTACCTGTCCGATTGCTGCGATAGAGCACATGCAGAAAAAAATTTTCTGTGTACAATTTCATCCTGAGGTTTCTGACACGACTCCTGTAGGGGAGAAGATCCTAAAAACTTTTGTGCAACGTATTTGCCAAGCTCCAAGCACCTGGAATCCCCAAGCTATTCAGGAGAGTCTCATTCGCGATATCCAAGAGAAAGTTGAGGAAAATGAACGTGTTCTTCTAGGCCTTTCTGGAGGAGTAGACTCTACGATAACTGCTGCACTCCTTCATAAAGCGCTTGGGGAACGTGTAATTTGTGTGCTTGTAGATACAGGATTCCTTCGAGAAAACGAAGTAGAAGAAATTGCCTCGCAATGTGCCTTTCTTAAAGAGAACTTGCTTATTGAGAATGCCTCTGAACTTTTCTATAGCAAACTTAAAGGCATCCATGATCCCGAGGAGAAAAGAAAACTTCTTGGACAGACCTTTATTGAAGTATTTGAAAGCATAGCCAAGAACCTCGATATTCATTGGCTAGCTCAAGGTACAATTTATTCTGATGTCATTGAATCCGCACATTCTGGGAACTCCTCGCAAGTGATCAAGTCCCATCACAATGTTGGAGGCCTCCCTGAACATCTCCATCTTAAGCTTTTAGAACCCTTGCGCTATCTATTTAAGGATGAAGTTCGTACATTGGGAAGATCGCTATCTTTATCTTCACAGCTTATAGATCGTCATCCTTTCCCAGGGCCGGGTCTCGCGATTCGCGTTTTAGGGGAAGTCCTTCCTGAGTACCTTCCCATTCTTCGTAAAGCAGATAAGATTTTCCTTGAGGAGCTAGATGCTCAGGGGTTACTTACCTCTATAAATCAAGCTTTCGCAGTGTTCCTCCCTGTAAAATCTGTTGCAGTTAAGGGAGACTGCAGAAGCTATGGATATACTATTGCCTTAAGAGCAATAGAATCCACAGATTTTATGACCTGCCGTTGGGCTCATCTCCCTTATGAATTTTTACATCGCTGTTCTTCTCGTATCATTAACGAGATCCCAGAAGTTAGTCGTGTTGTTTATGATATTTCTGATAAACCCCCTGCAACTATTGAGTGGGAATAA
- the guaB gene encoding IMP dehydrogenase: MEEALTFDDVLLLPQYSEVLPSDVCIETRLSSSLSLSIPILSAAMDSVTELPMALAMAQLGGMGVVHKNLSKDAQSLCVQEFRKCTGKEMPIAAAIGIGNPGIERAQALVEAGVQALVIDTAHAHSKSVLQTAIQIKSLFPATTLIAGNIVTGEAAKQLADVGVDAVKVGIGPGSICTTRIVSGVGCPQITAILSVSQALQGSSVSLIADGGMRYSGDIVKALAAGADCVMLGGMLAGTKEAPGEIVYIEEQAYKKYRGMGSIGAMKQGSADRYFQKQEQKKFIPEGVEGFVPFKGSVKDVLFHILGGLRSGMGYLGAKTLKELKKNTTFIKLSQAGRAESHVHNLYHVQRSPNY; this comes from the coding sequence ATGGAAGAGGCGTTAACCTTTGATGATGTTCTTCTTCTCCCACAATACTCTGAAGTTCTTCCTTCAGACGTCTGTATAGAAACGAGACTGTCTTCCTCTTTATCTTTGTCTATCCCTATCCTCTCAGCTGCCATGGATTCTGTGACAGAGCTTCCTATGGCTTTAGCTATGGCTCAGCTAGGAGGAATGGGTGTTGTGCATAAAAACCTCTCCAAAGATGCTCAAAGCCTCTGTGTACAAGAATTCAGAAAGTGCACTGGGAAGGAAATGCCTATCGCAGCTGCGATAGGCATAGGGAATCCAGGAATAGAAAGAGCTCAGGCGCTGGTAGAAGCTGGAGTTCAAGCTTTAGTCATAGATACCGCTCATGCGCACTCTAAATCTGTACTACAGACTGCTATACAGATAAAGTCTCTCTTCCCTGCAACAACATTAATTGCTGGAAATATCGTCACAGGAGAGGCTGCAAAGCAGTTAGCAGATGTTGGTGTAGATGCTGTTAAAGTGGGGATTGGGCCAGGCTCTATTTGCACCACTAGAATTGTATCTGGAGTGGGCTGTCCCCAAATTACTGCGATCCTTTCAGTATCTCAAGCTCTTCAAGGTTCTTCTGTTTCCCTTATTGCAGATGGAGGGATGCGCTATTCTGGGGATATTGTCAAAGCCTTAGCTGCAGGGGCAGATTGTGTCATGCTTGGAGGGATGCTTGCTGGAACAAAAGAAGCTCCAGGGGAGATAGTATATATCGAAGAGCAAGCTTATAAAAAGTATCGAGGGATGGGTTCTATAGGAGCAATGAAGCAAGGTAGCGCAGATCGCTATTTTCAAAAGCAGGAGCAGAAAAAGTTTATTCCGGAAGGCGTCGAAGGGTTTGTTCCTTTTAAAGGCTCTGTTAAAGATGTGCTCTTTCATATCCTCGGGGGGCTGCGTTCAGGAATGGGATATTTAGGGGCAAAGACACTTAAAGAACTTAAGAAAAACACCACTTTCATAAAGCTCTCACAAGCAGGAAGAGCTGAAAGCCATGTACACAATCTTTACCATGTGCAACGCTCCCCGAATTATTAA